Genomic window (Tardiphaga sp. vice304):
ATTTGAGCGGCAGTTTGGACGTATTCAAAGGAATCGACAGCCTAATGCGGGCAAACCGCATTGACCGGTTTTTGGCCGGCCGGTACTCAATTCCACGGGGCGAGCGAAGGCCGTCGAGTGCCCGAGGGCGTGCCGCAGTCTAAAGCGTTGCCGAACGGCCCGGAAGCGCCGGCCCTGAAATGGTCAAGTTGACCGGTGTCTATCCCAATGTCATCCGCCGTCGGTCCGAGGTACACGTCCTTGTTTAGAATGCTTCTGAAACTGTTGTCCGTGCTGGCCGTGTTCGCGCTGGCCTCGCCCCTCGCTGCGCAACAGGTCGCCGCGCCGCCGGCGTCGGCTCAGACGGCGCCCTCGGCAGCGCCGGCCCCGCAGGCGATCGATCCGTCCGGTGCCGAGACGGCCAAGGGAGCGAAGGCGGCGGTAGCGGTGGGCGTGCACGATCTGTCGCCGTGGGCGATGTTCAGGAACGCCGACATCATCGTCCAGCTCGTCATGCTGGGCCTTGCCTTCGCTTCGCTGGTCACCTGGACCGTCGCCATCGCCAAGACGATGGAATTGACCGCCTCGCAGCGCCGCCTGAAGAACGCGTTGAAGCACATCTCGGAGTCCCGTTCGCTGTCGGAAGCGCAGCTCGCGCTCGGCAAGAAGGATACCGTGCTTTCCGTGCTGCTGGCTGCGGCGATGAAGGAGGGGCGGATGTCGGTCGGCATCTCCTCCGACGCCGGTATCAAGGAGCGCGCCGCCTCCAGCTTCTCCGAGATCATGCGCGCCGAAGCCCGCCGCATCCGCTTCGGCATGGGCGCGCTCGCCACCATCGGCGCGACCTCGCCATTCGTCGGCCTGTTCGGCACCGTGTGGGGCATCATGAACAGCTTCATCGGCATTTCGAAATCGCAGACCACCAATCTCGCCGTCGTGGCGCCCGGCATTGCGGAGGCGCTGCTGGCCACCGCGATCGGCCTGGTCGCGGCGATCCCGGCGGTGATCATCTACAATCACTTCGCCCGGGTGACGAAGACCTACATGGAGTACGTCAACCGCGCTTCCGGCGCGGCCGGCCGGCTGTTGTCTCGCGATCTCGATCGCACCCAGCATGGCATCCCGCACTCGCGCGCGGCGGAATAGACCATGGGCATGTCGATATCCGAAGGCGCCGGCGACGACGATCTCGAAGAGTCCCATGAGATCAACGTCACGCCGTTCATCGACGTGATGCTGGTGCTGCTGATCATCTTCATGATCGCAGCCCCGCTCTCCACCGTCGACCTGCCGATCGACCTGCCGACCTCGACCGCCACGCCGGTCAAGAAGCCGGACAAGCCGATCTATGTCAGCATCAAGCCGGATCTCGCGGTGGCGATCGGCGAAAACATGGTCAAGCGCGTCGACCTGATCCGCTCGCTGGACGCCATGCCGGATGCCAGCAAGGACAAGCCGATCTTCCTGCGCGCCGACCGGGCGGTACCCTATGGCGACATGATGGACGTGCTGGAATTGCTGCGGGCCGGCGGCTACACCAAGCTGAAGCTGGTGACGCTGGAAGGCGTGCCGGACCGCGGCGCGGTGCCACCGGCGCCGGCCGACCAGCCGAAGCCCTGAACGGACGAAACGAGATGTCCGACCTTGATGCACGAAAGCCGTCATGCCGGCTGTGGGCCATCGCCGCGGTCGTCGCGGTGATGCTGCACGGCGTCGGCATCGCGCTGGCCGTGGTGCAACTCGATGCGGACGCCTCCGACGACTCGCTGGGGGCGCCGGCGATCGAGGTCGGGCTGGAGATGCTGTCGCCGCGCCAGGAGGCCAGCGACCTGCCGCCCGGGCCCGACACCGACGCTTCCACCGCCTCGCCGGCGATCGCCGAGCAGAAGGCGGAAGTGAAGGAGACCGATCTGCCGAAGGCGATCCCGCAGGAGAGCGAGGATCCCGACCAGGTCGTGACCACCAATGATTCCAAGAAGCCGGTCGAGGAGGAGCCTGAAAAGCAGGCGGTGCAGCAATCGGCCTCCACGGAATCGGTGGCGTCCGAAGCGACCGCGATGCCTTCGGTCGACGCTGCCCAGGAGGCGCCGCGTTCGGTCGCGCCCGCGCAGGGCTCCGGCCAGAGCGCGCAGCGCATGAAGGTGACATGGCAGAAGGAACTGGTCGCGCATCTCGACCGCCACAAGCGCTATCCCGCCGAGCGCCAGCAGAAGACCGCCGAGATCACCGTCAACTTCGAGATCGACCGTACCGGCAAGGTCCTCGCCGTCAGCGTCATCAAGGGCTCCGGCGACGCCGCCTTCGACCAGGCCGCGGTCGCCATGGT
Coding sequences:
- the exbD gene encoding TonB system transport protein ExbD; the encoded protein is MGMSISEGAGDDDLEESHEINVTPFIDVMLVLLIIFMIAAPLSTVDLPIDLPTSTATPVKKPDKPIYVSIKPDLAVAIGENMVKRVDLIRSLDAMPDASKDKPIFLRADRAVPYGDMMDVLELLRAGGYTKLKLVTLEGVPDRGAVPPAPADQPKP
- the exbB gene encoding tonB-system energizer ExbB yields the protein MLLKLLSVLAVFALASPLAAQQVAAPPASAQTAPSAAPAPQAIDPSGAETAKGAKAAVAVGVHDLSPWAMFRNADIIVQLVMLGLAFASLVTWTVAIAKTMELTASQRRLKNALKHISESRSLSEAQLALGKKDTVLSVLLAAAMKEGRMSVGISSDAGIKERAASSFSEIMRAEARRIRFGMGALATIGATSPFVGLFGTVWGIMNSFIGISKSQTTNLAVVAPGIAEALLATAIGLVAAIPAVIIYNHFARVTKTYMEYVNRASGAAGRLLSRDLDRTQHGIPHSRAAE
- a CDS encoding energy transducer TonB family protein encodes the protein MSDLDARKPSCRLWAIAAVVAVMLHGVGIALAVVQLDADASDDSLGAPAIEVGLEMLSPRQEASDLPPGPDTDASTASPAIAEQKAEVKETDLPKAIPQESEDPDQVVTTNDSKKPVEEEPEKQAVQQSASTESVASEATAMPSVDAAQEAPRSVAPAQGSGQSAQRMKVTWQKELVAHLDRHKRYPAERQQKTAEITVNFEIDRTGKVLAVSVIKGSGDAAFDQAAVAMVRRSDPLPAPPPLIADEGLSFTLPVIFRVKAKG